A segment of the Maylandia zebra isolate NMK-2024a linkage group LG2, Mzebra_GT3a, whole genome shotgun sequence genome:
CAGGTAAATAGCACCTATAACGAAACTAAAGACGTCCCCGATGTCACGTCTCTATTGATCTCTTGAttcatctttttgttttgtctgttttttcagCTGTGTGCTCTCAGCCTTTTTGCCTTACTCTGACAGCTGTCATTAAAACCTTTGCCTGTTCTAGTCAACCATGTATTCATTTtgcttgtgaaaaaaaaaaaaacaagctatGTCAATGACAGAAGCACAGCTGACATCACAGATTATGCTGGTTACATCCACACCATAGTAGTGTTCCAGAAAATTCCAATTCCCTTGCTGCAATACATATTTATGTTGCCAGAAAAAGAGAACTATAGTGTGTTACTACATGTTAACATCGCTGCTGCATCTgctcgtgttttgttttttggtaattCTGTGTCAGTTACACAGGATCAATCTGGTGGTGAAGTAGTTTGTGTATTGCATGCAAAAGCATGGCCTTCATAAGGGCAGCTCTATTACAtacataaagaaagaaataaaaagtaaaaataaatataaaatataaaatataaaaaaaaaaaactaaaaaaaaaccaaatgggAGTGACTGGAAGTTTTACATCTGACAAAAAGTTATAAAAATACTGCAGTGAAACCTCTAGAAGTACATGATGTAGGGAGCTAAACAAAAGCTCAGATGCTTGTGTTTGCTTCCATACTAGCATAATCatgttaataataacataactGCAAAATAGGAACCAAAatcttctccccccccccccccaaaaaaaatgaacaacaatATGGCAATCCTCTTTCTTCTGGCCTTACTGTACAGTTAGATGTAATGTGTCTATTGTTCTTGGCGAGAAAATTCTTCCTTGCATTAGCCTAATGTAGCCTAATGAACACTTATTGCAACTGCTAATTTGGATTTCAACCTCCAAAGTTACTAAAGACTTTACAAAAGCAAGCATCTTCACTAAGAGCTGAAAACAAAACCCTCAAGGAGTAATTATCATAATGACAGTCTTTTGTAACACACTAAGTTTAGAAGATATATTGGGACTCAAGAACTGGGAGatattacttcttttttttttggtttaaatctgacagaaaatgtaaatcTAGAGTTGGTTATTGGCTACAGTTACAATATTAGCCACATTTTATCAGCATATATTGCCCCTTTATCAAACCCTAGTCTAATACATTGTGAGACACTGTACTAGGAGAAGACACACTATCAAACATTGTGTCTATAAAGCAAATTACTGGCAGAACACTGGAGCCATGCTCCAAGACTCTTTAAATGATTCTAGAATTGAATCCTCTTTAAACAAATGGGAGTTTTGTGGTGTTTTCCCACTTGGGGCAGTAACTTCAACCCAAATGGGTATTTCAGCCTTTTCCTCGAGGTACTAATTCTCTTCCCTGCTCCTTCGTGCTAGACTGCAAGCAACCCCAGTATGAGCTACAGTTCACTGTTTGATAAATCCATCAGGATCACATCCTCTCCAAAAAGCAAAGAGTTGATCCTGAGGCCACACACTAGATATCTTCCACTACTTGGCTGTGCCTAAAAATTCTGTCCATAAGATTTATGAACCAAAGAACCAAACCTTCCGCAAAAAGCAAATAGGTTATCCCGAGGCCGCCAAAGAGAAATGCATCCATAATTTGGCTACTCCTAGATATTCTGTAAAAGTTCATAAATGTTATGAAAAGAATCTGTGACAAAGTGTAGCCCTGGCAGATTCCAACTCCCACCAGGAACAGATTTGACTtgtactggaaaagaaaaaccatACTCTCACTAAAATGGTACAGAAACTGTTGTAGTAGTCCATAACAATGCAACAAATAGCTCATACACCAAAAATACCCACCCCAGGACACCCCACCCACTCTGCACATAGTCATATCCCTTCTTTAAGTTCATAAAGCACATGTAGAGTGGTTGGGCAAACACCCATGCACCTTCACACATCTCTGAGAGGGTAAAGAGCTGATTCAGTTATCTATGGgccaaaataattttatttctcCCTTATCAGAAGTTACTAACAGGTGGACTCTCTTCTTCAGTgtggctgaggagtgtgaatgCCCTGAAGTTAGTGCTTATGCTATACATCAGTTTTAACAGTCCAGTGGTAAAACCTGCTTTTCCAGTGGTGAAGGCAAATCAATTGCCAGCTTACCTGATGTTGCCTTATCACCTGTGCCAGGTAAGGATGGAGTTGCAAAGGATTTAATCTCTGAATCATTGATTCAAGAAGACATCCTGATTTTCTGAAGACATTCATGCAGCCGGTGCAGGATATTGTGTGTTCAGGTGCCACTCGTTGTATGCCTCTACGTTTACCAGACCCCACAACACATATAATAATTTTTACACACCTACACAAAAAGCCTATTCATGAGTATAATATGCCTGGACATAGTGCTGACATTTGCAGTACATCTGCAGTCAACAGGCTATAATTCTGCAACCTCCTATTTCTGGTAACGTAGAAGTATCGTAGAAAAACAGGATTTAATCCAGTGACTGTTCAGATCAGAGTAAATGGCAGCTGTGACCTGTTGATTTTGTCAAAGAAATCTACCTCGGCCTGTTGATAATTGAATTatcacatttaaaatgtctttctaaactttttaaaaatgtgcactAAGCATACCATACAGACATATATTGTTACATATAGTAATTTAaagcaaatgtattaaaatccATCaacaacttttcttttctttaaccaGTTTGTTAGGTTTTGGAAAATTGCTTTGAGATGCGTTCTTCATGTGAAAATTTTACACCTATCTACGCAGATCATATAGTGTAGTAATATGTCCAACTTATAATTCCACAGTTGTtctgtttattaaaaacaaatgcacagtgcATTTATAGACAATTAGATACATACATCATGTCATATAAAGTGGCAATATTAATGAGTCCGTTATGTACAAACACACTGACAGTACTTTTCTATAAAGGCAACGTTTGGCTTAATGTTTAAAGCCAACATGATCATGGAAATGTTATGGAAAAATCTGGGCTTTTCTCTGACACTATCACAATATTCATACCTGACACTTTGCAACTTTGGCATCAAAAAAGACATCAAAGATCATATACAGCTAATTACTTGTATGATATCATTTATAACCATGTGTTGTGCTGTAGtgacatttaatttattttgttatataaGGCTTTAAAAATAAGGAAATCATAAATATATTGTCTGGGGAAGGTTCTTTAACTATGCTAaagcctttcaaaataaattcataacCAGAGCTGTTACAAAGGAGTGACAGACCACTTAAAAAATCCTGAATTTAAATAGTAATggcaaaaaaatgtttgtttggcaCATATCCTGCCCCCAAATAATCTACTTTACAAGAGCCGAACCACTTAAAATCAAGTCAGTCCATGCAACTGTACAATTGAGATTCGGGAAAGTTCACTTGAAGGTTTATCTTTGAGAAAAACAATGTAGTTTTAGGGCAGTTACCAAACTTTTAAATTGTTAAAATATACATGCAATGATTcatgcaattttttttctttcccattaGTTTAACTAGTTTAACTAGTTTAACTTGGGAGCTGGTCTTGTTAGCACAAAATAACTGCAATGGAAAGTTACCTGACTACCAAGTAGTAAGACTTTTCTTATGGTGGTGGTTTAATTCTCTGATCCAGAGCAGATGTAATTAaatgaatatatatttatgaacAATTATATAGCTGATAATTTTTATCAATGTCACAAAAGGCGTGTAAAGAGTATCTCATATAATGTGGTACTACCATGGTGCGTGAACATTTACCATGGCTTCCTGCTTTAGCAGAGATATTCAGACCGAGAACTGTCACTTTTATAGGTCATTTGGGAGTCTATGCTTGATCTGGAACACAGCAGCATTCGCTCTGATTCATTAGTTGGTCTCCTTGCCCAAAGCTCAGTTGGGTGAGAGTTCagatttctttgtttcattGATATTGTCTCAAACTTGACATAGCTTTCTTTTTCAAGGTCCTCTTCATTCAATCCGGTGTTGCGTCCCTTGCAATAAAGAGCGAGAATCTTGTAGAGCAGCAGGATAATAAGAGGTAAAACCAAAGCACAGGCAATGCCACTTACGATGATGAAAAGTTGGTTTTGCCCACCATCCTCGACATTGTCCAGTGTGTAAAAATCAATACAGGGATCTTTTCCAGCAGCAGCACCTTTTGCTACAAGGCAAACTGAATACCTCATCCCAGACGACAGTCCATCTAGGAGTACTTTTCCACTGCCAGCATTAGTCTCCACTGTCCTTTTAGTGTCATCCTCACCATAGGGTGAATATACCACTGTAAGTGGAGCATCATTTGGTAACCCATCTGCAGTCCAGAGCAACACTGcactgtcagctgtttcctcaacAATCTTTAGGTCCCTAATAGACTTTGATGTATcgcttttcttgcttttttcatCGGCTGCAAGCTTTGTCACGTTGCTTCCTTGCTCATTTTTTGATTGCTTAACTTTAGATTTTTGTAAACCATTGCTAGGGGTAGGCTTTAACTTTCTATAAAAAGCAATTGTTGATGCTCTTGGGAGAACTGTCGACATAAATGAGTCAGGAATGAATGTTGGTGGAACTATTGTTGTGCCCACACTGCTTGGCCCAGTGTCAATGCCAGGTCTTTGTGGGGGGACAGTAGTGCCAATGGTACCAGCAACAGTGAGAGAAATGGTGGCTTCCACACTGCCGGCGACATTCTTAGCTTTGCAGCTGTAGTTACCAGCATCCTTGTACAGTATCCCATGCAAGCTCATGATGGACCATCTGATGCCATCTCCAGGTGACTCCTGGACTGTAGAGtggaacaaaagcagaaatagcTATATGTCATATATCACTGTGAAGCTTTGAATGAGGCTCAAGGCAGCTAAAATGCCCAAACCGTAAAAACAGGATAAATTATGATTTCCTAGAGCTTTAATATTTACCTGTGTTACTGACTGGTGAGCCATCAGATTTAGCCCAGTAAAGTGTTGGTGTTGGAAAGCCTGAAGCATCACATCGTAGGAGAACATTGCTGCCCAAAGGAGATGTGATCTTGGTTGCAGATGTCATCACTGATGGTTTTACGCAGTTTTCAAGTTCAGCATGCTGAAAAAGAACACCTGAAAGATTTTCTGGTCCAGCACAGGTCAAAAATAGATCCATCAAAATTACTGGTGTCTCAGCCATTTTGGAAATCTCAATCATCTTGGAGATTTTACAGTCACAGAACCATGGATTATCCTGGAGGCcttaagaagaaaagaaaaaaggatacATATGATTCAACATTAAGAAAAGTGGAGATGGTATTCTAGCAGTGAAAGGGCAAAAGATAATAAAGTCACATTTATGAGAAGTTTTTAGAAGTCCACATTGAGCTCTAGCAATACTTTTCAAAGAGCTGCAGCGAGTATGGTGTTATAAAGAAAACTACAAATTACACTGATGCTATTCATCAGCGTACAATGCGTTTGTATTTTTAGTTCTCTTTTTGGCTTTAAAGTCTTAATTTAGGCATAATAATTGAACTGTGGAAGGAAGCCTTTCATAAGCGAGTAATGAAGTTTACTTTACAGCTCACTGTAAACACCTGGTGCACACAATAGGTGAGCACATGTACCAATGGATACTAAAGCCCATTAAGCAGATTAGTTTGTCTTAACAGTGGCAAAGTACCTAAGCTGTGCTTGCCCTTCCTCCAGTTTGTGGTAGCGTACTTTTTCCATTAGCTTGGTGTGTTAGCACAAATATCGAGCAATCACTAAAAACATAGTTGTAATCCAGCTTAAGAGAACTACAGACTTTTGTGTAAATTGCACATTTATTGCATGTTGAAAATAAAGTTGTTGATAACAATTCATCATTAATGACATTCTGAAAGTCTGTGTGTAGTTGGCatttaattcaaaataataaagtttagCATAGCTCCTATTTAATATTAACAGAAAGTACTTTTATGATACACTAAAGAAGTTCTCCTCCTGTGCATGGCCCATTTTTTCCTGTCACTTAATCCTGTATTTCCTTCAGGTATACAGGGGCTCTTCTGGCATGGATAAACTTTCTGGCCCTAACCTCAGACTGTCAGTGCTCCGAAGGTACAAGAGACATTCATTCACTTGCatacaaaagaagaaaagactaaataaaaaataaacagcgtGTGATTTTGCACAATTATTAGCACTGCCACATATCTGATGGCTCAGTTGAATTTGTGTTTACGTACTTTCATAGTGTTACGTTGTtagtttcatgtcttttgataTTTGGCATTTGTGTGCAGTCATACCAGGTTGGACTGTCTGTTTTCCAATTTCATGTGgggttatttttttctgtcagtaGCCAGTTTTTCTAGTGTAAGTAAGTAAATTGATCCAACATTTATTTCAAATAACATACATTAAAACGGTCTGAAATTATTTATGTTATTCCAATATTTCTAAACTTTTTGTTGAATATAAACCTGAAACCTGAAGTTTAAAACTTCAGTTAAGCCTTGTGTGCACTGTGTCTGAACTTGTGAATGTGAATCTTCAGGTTAAAGCTCTGACACGGGTGGTTTCTAGAAGACAAACGGTTCAGACTTAACC
Coding sequences within it:
- the lrit3a gene encoding leucine-rich repeat, immunoglobulin-like domain and transmembrane domain-containing protein 3a: MRRLLCLHAFLCCLTMAHPFCPSQCTCVFHGRTDGTGTRSVLCNDPDMSDIPVNVPVDTVKLRIEKTAVRRVPTEAFYYLVDLRYLWITYNSITSVDTGSFYNLKVLHELRLDGNMISMFPWESLKEMPMLKTLDLHNNRINNVPTEAIPYLRNITYLDLSSNKLTTLPSELMDIWPPFNGLPVSSNASQKVVLGLQDNPWFCDCKISKMIEISKMAETPVILMDLFLTCAGPENLSGVLFQHAELENCVKPSVMTSATKITSPLGSNVLLRCDASGFPTPTLYWAKSDGSPVSNTVQESPGDGIRWSIMSLHGILYKDAGNYSCKAKNVAGSVEATISLTVAGTIGTTVPPQRPGIDTGPSSVGTTIVPPTFIPDSFMSTVLPRASTIAFYRKLKPTPSNGLQKSKVKQSKNEQGSNVTKLAADEKSKKSDTSKSIRDLKIVEETADSAVLLWTADGLPNDAPLTVVYSPYGEDDTKRTVETNAGSGKVLLDGLSSGMRYSVCLVAKGAAAGKDPCIDFYTLDNVEDGGQNQLFIIVSGIACALVLPLIILLLYKILALYCKGRNTGLNEEDLEKESYVKFETISMKQRNLNSHPTELWARRPTNESERMLLCSRSSIDSQMTYKSDSSRSEYLC